The following proteins come from a genomic window of Nitrososphaerales archaeon:
- the cbiE gene encoding precorrin-6y C5,15-methyltransferase (decarboxylating) subunit CbiE produces MGKVYVVGVGPGSPEYITDKAKEIIKKSDIVIGYKHSLDVLRGLLEGKDVRQITLKTQEEVFADVAKNIGTKICSITFTGDPDFSESEIVDRLIEIFGNVEIIPGISSIQVAASKSKMPIDKSVLITFHITGSIEKEKGILLNAIRDHRNVIMLPRPWDFMPQQVAQFLKENGIDVGKLNADIYEFLTLTNERVSKSKLSDIENRKYSDLCVMVIYYQKPFC; encoded by the coding sequence ATGGGTAAGGTCTACGTTGTTGGCGTCGGCCCTGGATCTCCTGAATATATTACAGATAAAGCAAAGGAGATCATAAAAAAGTCCGATATAGTAATAGGTTACAAACATAGTTTAGATGTATTAAGAGGTTTGCTTGAGGGGAAGGACGTTAGGCAGATAACGTTGAAGACGCAGGAGGAAGTATTTGCTGATGTCGCCAAGAACATTGGTACAAAAATATGTTCAATCACTTTTACCGGTGACCCGGATTTTTCTGAATCAGAAATAGTTGATAGGTTAATAGAAATATTCGGTAATGTAGAAATCATACCAGGCATAAGTTCCATACAAGTTGCCGCTTCAAAATCAAAAATGCCAATAGATAAGAGTGTACTTATCACATTTCATATTACTGGTAGCATAGAGAAGGAGAAGGGTATTTTGTTGAATGCTATAAGAGATCATAGGAACGTGATCATGCTCCCTAGACCGTGGGACTTTATGCCACAACAGGTAGCTCAGTTTCTGAAGGAGAATGGTATTGACGTTGGCAAATTAAATGCCGATATCTATGAATTCCTTACATTGACGAATGAACGGGTTAGCAAAAGCAAGTTAAGCGATATAGAGAATAGGAAATATAGCGATTTGTGTGTGATGGTGATTTACTATCAGAAGCCCTTTTGTTAG